In the Streptomyces fradiae ATCC 10745 = DSM 40063 genome, CCGGAACTCGGGGGTGTCGCGGGTACCGCGCATCCCGGCGTGGGCTGCCACGAAGCAGTCCAGCGCCTCGCCCGCGAACGGCCCCCGCCCCGCGCGCACATCGGGCGCGGCCAGCGCGAACGCCTCGGTCAGCCCCTCGTAGAGCACGGCGGGGCGGCACGCCCCGTCCGGGGTGCTCGCCACCGGGCGGCACACGGAGACCGCCGCGTCGGCGCCCGTCGCCAGGGCGTGCAGCCGCGCGAAGGCCAGCACCTGATCGGGCGTCGGGTCGTCGGGCGGGGCGGGCACCGCCGCCTCCGTGAGGGACGACAGGAGCCGGGCGGGAAGTCGCGGCGGCAGCACCCGCCGCAGGAAGCGCGCCACGGGAGCCGTACTGGGCGGCGAGTCCAGCGCCCCGACCAGCCGCAGCCGGTCGGCCCGCTCCCGCGCCGGGCAGTCGCGCAGCAGCCGCAGGGCCGCCTCGCGCCAGCGCAGCGCGGCCATCCGGTCGCCCAGCTCGCGCAGTCGTCCCGCGATGGCGTCCTCCAGCGCGCCGTCCAGACCGTCCTCGCGCTCCAGCACCCGGCCCACCTCCGGGACGGACAGGTCCAGCGCCCGCAGGGAGCGGATCAGCCGCAGCCGGTCCAACGCCCCCCGCCCGTAACGCCGGTGGCCGCCCGCGCTGCGCGCGGTCTCCGGCAGCAGCCCCAGCTCCGAGTAGTAGCGCACCGTCTTCACGGTGGTCCCGGCCCGCTCGGCGAGCTCCCCGATGCTCCACGTCCCGTCGGCGGACATCCCGCACCTCCCTCCGCGGCCCTCACCGTACCCGCGCGCGGACGGCCCGGCGCGGTGGGGGAGAGCGCCGGCCGGCCGCGCGCAGCGGTCTGGCGCCCGGCCAGGGCGGTGGAGCGGCGGCCGGGCACGGCGGCGGTCCGGTACGGCAGGGCGCGGCGCCCGGAGCGCGCCGGGCCGTCGGCACGCGTCGCGCCCGCCCCGCCGCCGACGGCGCGCCAGCCGGCTTTCGGCCGTGACCGCGACCGCCGGCACACGGCGCGGCGCCCACCGGCACGCGGGCGTGCGGGCGCGTCGCGCGGACGGGGCACCGGGCCGGTGCGCCCGGTCCCAACCCCCTGAAACCGACACCGAATCGGGCGAAGAGAATCCCTCGCATATGCCAGCCGGAATACTCCGAGGACATGCGTGCGAAGGGCGCCCGGGGGTGCGGTCTGATGATATTGACAGTGTCGATCACGGTACGGGTTAATGGGCGGGAATGGCTTCGAAGTGCGGTCCGGTGTTCCCGTTCGAATCGGGGGAACGGGCTGCTCCGCAGCCGGATCGCTCAAGGCAAGTCACGGCGAGCGGGCCTCCGTTCGCGGCTTCGGCACCGACCGGCGGCCGAGTGAGGGCGAACGGGGGAAAGCGGACCGCGATTTCCTCCGGAGGGAGATCAATGCCCCATCTCGACCCTTTCACCGTCCCGGAGTTCCACCTTCCGTTCGAGAACTCCAAAGACCCCGGTGCCGACCGCGCCAACGCCGAGGCGACCGCCTGGGCCGTCGACCGGGGGCTCATCGAGGCCGAGGCGAGCGAGCAGTTCGCGGGGATCGGCTTCGGCCACCTCGCGGCCCGCGTCGACCGGGGCGCCCCCTACGGGCGACTGCTCCTGCTGGCCCAGTGGATGGCCTGGTCGTTCGTCCTCGACGACCAGCACGACCTGCTCATCAGGTCCGGCCGGGTCGGCGACTGGCAGCCCCTCTCCGCCGCGATGGCCCGCCACGTCTCCGGCGCCCCCGCCGACCCGGCCCCCGCCGACCCGGCGCCCGCCGACCCGGCCCCGGCGAAGGCCGCGGACCCGGCGCCCGCGAAGGCGGCGGGGGACCCGGCCCGCGCCAACCCGCTCGTGGCCTCCTTCGCCGAGCTGTGCGACCGCATCCTGGCCGGGATGAGCCCCCTGATCCAGGCCCGCTACCGCCGCCACGTCCCGCGCATGCTCCGCTCCCTCGACGAGGAGGCCGCCAACCGGCGCCCCGGCCACCGCCCCGCCGTGGAGGAGTACGTCCTGACCCGCCGCCACAGCTCCCAGCTGCTGCCGATGATGGACATGGTCGAGGCCGACCAGGGCGTCGAGGTCCCCGACGGCGCCGACGCCGCCCCGGAGCTGCGGGAGCTGCTGTGGAGCGCCGTCGACGTCATCTCCTGGGGCAACGACGTCTTCTCCCTGCCCAAGGAGTACTCCTGCGGCGACACCAACAACCTCGTCGCCCTCCTCGCCGACTGGCACGGCCTCGGCCTGCCCGACGCCGTGCGCGCCGTCGAAGGCCGCATCCGCGACCGCGTGGAGGAGTTCCTCGCCGTCTCCCGCGCCCTGCCCACCGCCCTCGACGCGCTCGGCGTCACCGACCCGGCGGCCCGCACCGCCGTGCGGCGCCGCGTCCGCTGCTACGAGGAGTGGATGATCGGCACCGACCTCTGGCAGCGCCACGACTGCACGCGGTACCGGGACGAGCGGTTCGCCGCCGGGCTCGAAGCCGCCTACACCCGCCCGGACCTCGTCTCCGTCGCCTGAGGGGAACATCCCATGACCCGTACGAGCCCCGGCCACGCCGGCGACCACGCCCCCGGTGACCCCCGCGACGGCACCGGCGCCACCCCGCCCGGCGCCACCGGGCCCGGACGCGCCCCGCGCCCCGGGCCCGTACCGCCCGACGGCTCGGCCCCACCCGAAGCCGCCCCACCCGGCCGCGCCGCACCGCCCGAAGCCGCACCGCCCGAAGCCGCCCCGCCACCCGAGGCCGGGCGGGGGCGGGCCCCGTCCGGGGAGGCCGCCCCGCCGCCGGAGGCCCCGCCCGTGACCCCCGCCCCGCCCCCGAGGCCGGCCCCGCCCGGCCGCGCCCCCATGGCGCCCGGCCGCCTGCCCGTCCTGGGCCACGCCCTGCGACTGTCGCGCGGGCCCATCGCCTTCCTGGAGTCGCTGCGCGACGTCGGCCCCGTCGTCCGCGTCGACCTCGGCGGCTGGCCCCTGCACGTCCTCACCGAACCCGCCCTCATCCACACCGTCCTCGTCGGCGAGGCGCACGCCTACGGGCGGGGCCGCATCTTCGAGAAGCTCCGCCCCCTCTTCGGCAACGGCATCGCCACCACCGACGGCGCCTTCCACCGCAAGCAGCGCCGCCTCATGCAGCCGGCGTTCCAGCGCACCCGCGTCTCCCGCTACGCCGAGCTGATGTGCCGGGAGGCGGACGCCATGGCCGCCGGCTGGACGGCGGGCCAGGAGGTGCGCGTCGACCGGGAGATGCGCCGCTTCGCCCTCTCCGCCGTCGCAGGCATGATCTTCTCGGGGGACGTGGACCAGCCCGCCGTGCGCGAGGTTCACCGGTCCTTCCCCATCATCCTGGAGGGCATGCTCGTGCGCACCGTCATGCCCAAGGCGTTCGACCGGCTGCCCATCCCCCTCAACCGCCGCTTCGACGCCGCGGCGGCCCGCCTGCGCGCCATCATCGACGAGGTGGTCGCCGCCTACGGCCCCGAGGACCGCGGCCGCGACGACCTCATCTCGCTGCTCCTGGCCAGCACCGACCCGGAGACCGGCGAGACGATGAGCGCCGAGCAGGTCCGCGACGAGCTCATCACCATCCTCTTCGGCGGCACCGAGACCGCCTCCACCACCCTCGCCTGGATCTTCCACGAACTGGCCCGCCACCCCGAGGTGGAGGAGCGCGTCCACGCCGAGGTCGACGCGGTCGTCGGCGACCGGCCGGTCACCCCCGCGGACCTGCCCGCGCTCACGTACACCAAGAGGGTCTTCGAGGAGTCGCTGCGGCTCCACTCGCCGCTGCTGTTCACCCGCAGGCCCCTGACCCCGGTCACCCTCGGCGGAGTCGACATCCCCGCCGGCGCCGAGATCGCCTACAGCCCCTACGCGCTCCACCGCGACCCGGAACTCTTCCCCGACCCCACCGCGTTCGACACCGAGCGCTGGGACGGCACCGACCCCCATCGGGCGGTGCCGCGCCTGGAGAGCTTCATCCCGTTCGGCGCGGGCCAGCACAAGTGCATCGGGGACGCCTTCGCCGTCGCGGAGATCCTCACCGCCGTCGCGAGCGTCGCCCGGCGCTGGCGTCTGACGCCCGTCCCCGGCCACACCGTGAAGGAGGTGCCCGCGGGCATCCCGCTGCCGGACGCCCTGCCGATGGTCGTCACGGCACGGAGCTGAGACCGGCCCCGTGAGCGGCGTCAGCGCACGATACAGCGCTGACCTCGTACGAGTGGCGGGATTCCCGAAAGTACGCCGAAGGACGGCCACTTTCCGTCGCCGTGCGCCTACACTCGGCCGCACGCGCTGGAGGGGGCACGCCACATGACAACGGCCGGAGGACGGCGGGGACGCACCACGACCCCGCTGCTGGAACGGGAGTCCGAGCTCCTGGCCATCGAGCGCGCGCTCGACGGCCTGTGCGGCACCTCGCCGGACGGCGCCCACACGGCCCGCCAGGGCGGGGTGCTCGGATTCGCCGGGCCGCCGGGACTCGGCAAGACCACGCTCCTCGGACTCCTGCGCGACGCCGCCCGCGAGCGCGGCTGCACGGTGCTCTCCGCCCGCGGCGGCGAACACGAGCGGCAGGTCCCCTTCCACGTGATGCGCCAGCTCGTCCAGCCGGTCTTCGCCGCCATGCCCGAGGAGGAGAGGCGGCAGATCATCGGCGACTGGTACGACATCGTCGCCCCCGCCACCGGACTCTCCGCGCCCCACCCGGACGCCAGCCCCGACCCGCAGGGCGTCCGCGACGGACTCGACTGGGTCGTCACCAACCTCTCCGTCCGCAGCGGCCCCGTCGTCCTCATCCTCGACGACGTCCACTGGGCCGACGCCGAATCCCTCGCCTGGCTGACCGCCTTCGCCTCCCGCGCCGGCGAACTGGGCATGCTGATCGCCGTCGCCTGCCGGCCCGACGAACTCCCCAAGGAGGCCGTGCGGCTGCACGCCCTCGTCGCCCGCAACCGCACCCTCGCGCACGAGCTCTCCCCGCTCACCTCCGCCGCCGTCGGCCGCATCGTCCGCGACGCCCTCGGCGACGACGCCGACGAGGTGTTCTGCCGCGAGTGCTGGGCCATCACCGGCGGCAACCCGTACGAGGTCGTCGAGCTCACCGAGAAGGGCCGCGCCCGCGGCCTCGCCCCGCGCGAGGAAAGCATTCCGCACCTGCGCGACCTCGCCTCCGCGGTCAAGGGCAGCGGCCTCATAGAACGGCTCGAACAGCTCGGCCCCTCCGCCGTCCGCCTGGCCTGGGCCGCCGCGGTCATCGGCGGCGGCGGCCCCACCGGCATCGTCGGGACCGTCGCCGCGCTCGGCGACAACCTGCTCACCGACGCCGTCGAACTCCTCGACAAGGCCCGCATCCTCACCAGCCTGCCCAGCCTCAAGGGCGACCGCGTCGTCGAGTTCTACCACCCGCTCATCGCCACCGCCGTGTACCGCTCCATCCCGCACGGTGTCCGCGTCGGCATGCACGGTGTGGCCGCCCAGGCCCTCGTGGACGAGGGTCACGGCGCCACCGCCGCGGCCCGGCACATGCTGGAGATGCACCCGGAGGGCGACCCGTGGGTGGTCCAGCAGCTCCGCCGCGCCGCCCGCGACAGCTTCTCGGCGGGCGCGCCCGAGGCGGCCCGCCGGTATCTCACCCGCGCCCTGCGCGAACCCCCGGACATCGAGGACCGCGCGCAGGTCCTCTTCGAACTCGGCTCGGCCAACCTCCCGCACGAGCCCGCCCAGACCGTCAACCAGCTCCGCGCCGCCCTGGAGGAGCCCAAGATCGGGCCGGAGCTGCGGGAGAACGTCACCTACCGGCTGGCGCAGGCCCTCGCCCACACCGGCCGGATGCAGGAGGCCACCGGACTCCTCGACGAGGAGGCCCGCCGCACCACCAGCGCCCGGACCCGGCGGCGCATGCAGGCCGAGCAGTTCAAGTGGAACGCGGTCGACGCCGCCGACCCCGATGCGCGCGGGCGCTCCCGGCTGCTCGCCCAGTACGCCAGGCGCCTCACCGGCCGCGACCTCGCCGAACGGCGCATCCTCGGCCTGCGCGCCTGGGACGTCGTGATGCGCGGCGAGCCCGTCGCACTGGCCCTCGACCACGCCGAGCGCGCCCTGCGCGGCGGCATGAGCTGGACCGACCAGGACTTCGGCTTCGAGGTCCCGGCCGCCGCCGCGCTCACCCTGATGTACTGCGACCAGCCCGGCCGCGCCGAGGAGCTGTTCCACGACGGCATCGCCGAGTTCGAGGCCAAGGGCTGGCGCGGCGCCCACCTCTCCTTCGCGTACACCCTCCTCGGCTACATCCGCTTCCGGCGCGGACGGCTCGCCGAGGCCGAGGACTTCGTCCGCGGCGGGCTGCGGATCGCCGACCGCGTCGACCACGGCATCCCCGCCCGGCTGTACGCCGTCGGCACCCTCATCGTGACGCTCCTCGCCCGGGGCCGCGCCGACGACGCCCAGCGCATCGCCGACAGCTACCACTTCGGCGAGGAGGTCCCGAAGACCGTCGTCTACCCGGACCCGCAGGCCGTGCGCGGCAGACTGCTCCTGGCCCGCGGCCGGATCGACGAGGCGGTCCACGAGCTCACCGCGGCCGGGGACCGGCTCAGGCAGCGCGGCACGCACAACCCCGCCTGGAGCCCCTGGCAGCTCGATCTCGCCGTCGCGCTGGCCGGCAGCCGTCCCGACCGGGCACGGCACCACGCCGACGAGGCGCTCGCCCGCGCCCGGACGTTCGGCACGGCCAGCGCGATCGGCCAGGCCCTGCGCGTCCGCGCGGCGATCACCGAGCCCGCCCGCGCGATCCCGCTGCTCGCCGAGGCCGTCGACCACCTGGAGCAGTCGCCCGCCGCGTACGAGCTGGCGCGGGCGCTCGTCGACCACGGCACGGCGCTGCGCGCCGTCGGCGCCCTCGACCAGGCCGCGCAGCAGTTGTACCGGGGCTTGGAGACGGCCGTCGCCTGCGGTGCGGAGGGCCTGGCGACCCGGGCACGCGACCAGCTCACGGCCGCGGGGCTCCGGCCCCGGCGCTCGTCCGCCACCGAGCGCGACGGCCTGACGATCCGTGAGGAGCAGACCGCGCTGCTCGCCGCCGAGGGCCTGGACAACGCCGTCATCGCCGCCCGCCTCGGCACCGACGAGCAGGCCGTGTCGGAGCTGCTGTCCGCCGTCTTCACCAAGCTCGGCACCGACCGGCTGGGCCTGCCCCGCGCCCTCGGCCTGTAACCCGCCCCCGGCCCACGGGCCCCGCCCGCCCCCGGCCCACGGGCCCCGCCCCGGCTCACGGGCCCCTGCCGCGGGGGCGGATCAGCGGGGCGCCCGGTCGGCGTCCGGCAGCCGATGCGTGACGCGCAGCTTCGACTGGCCGTGCGGCAGCCGCTCCCAGTCCTCCATGAACCGGGCCCGGAGGCCGTGCCGGCGCGCCAGCCGCACCAGCGTCTCGGTCCGGTAGTAGAAGTCCTCCCGCAGCACCTGGTGCTCGGGGCCCTCCGTGCGGTCGTACGTGAAGTCGAAGAACCCGCCCGGCGCGAGGACCCGACCCACGTTCGCCAGGCACTCGTCGATCACCTCCAGCGGCGAGTGCGAGAACACGCTGTGCGCGTGCACCACCGTGAACCAGCCGTCCGGCAGGAAGTCCAGCCTCAGGTCGTCCACCGGCGTCAGGTACGGCATCCGCTCCTGGAGCCCGTACCGCACCAGCGTCCGCTTGGCCTCGACGAGGATGTCCGGCGAGATGTCGACGCCGTAGTAGTGGCCCGGCTCCAGGTACTCGATGAACCGCCAGCCCGCCCGCAGGTTGCCGCAGCCGATCTCCAGCATCCGGTCCCCCGGTCCGAGACCGTGCCGCAGCAGGTAGTCGAACTGCATCCGGCCGATGGCCAGCCACCGCTCCCGTGACGGCCCGCCGCCCACGGCGGCCTCCGGGCTGCGTGCCGTGTCACTCGCCATCACGGCCCGGTAGTACGCCACGTGGTCGCCGCGGCTGCGCAGCCGCAGCCACAGGTCGCGCCCCGCCCGCCGCACGTACGGGACGATCCGTTCCGGATGCCGGAGCGCGTACCCGGCCTTGTACGCGGCGCGCGACCGGTCCCTGCCCGTCCCCGTGTAC is a window encoding:
- a CDS encoding helix-turn-helix domain-containing protein — its product is MSADGTWSIGELAERAGTTVKTVRYYSELGLLPETARSAGGHRRYGRGALDRLRLIRSLRALDLSVPEVGRVLEREDGLDGALEDAIAGRLRELGDRMAALRWREAALRLLRDCPARERADRLRLVGALDSPPSTAPVARFLRRVLPPRLPARLLSSLTEAAVPAPPDDPTPDQVLAFARLHALATGADAAVSVCRPVASTPDGACRPAVLYEGLTEAFALAAPDVRAGRGPFAGEALDCFVAAHAGMRGTRDTPEFRRRLVRWLDDVAHPAVDRFWRLTAEASASPEPTPGAVDDWLRAALARQSATT
- a CDS encoding terpene synthase family protein, which gives rise to MPHLDPFTVPEFHLPFENSKDPGADRANAEATAWAVDRGLIEAEASEQFAGIGFGHLAARVDRGAPYGRLLLLAQWMAWSFVLDDQHDLLIRSGRVGDWQPLSAAMARHVSGAPADPAPADPAPADPAPAKAADPAPAKAAGDPARANPLVASFAELCDRILAGMSPLIQARYRRHVPRMLRSLDEEAANRRPGHRPAVEEYVLTRRHSSQLLPMMDMVEADQGVEVPDGADAAPELRELLWSAVDVISWGNDVFSLPKEYSCGDTNNLVALLADWHGLGLPDAVRAVEGRIRDRVEEFLAVSRALPTALDALGVTDPAARTAVRRRVRCYEEWMIGTDLWQRHDCTRYRDERFAAGLEAAYTRPDLVSVA
- a CDS encoding cytochrome P450, whose protein sequence is MTRTSPGHAGDHAPGDPRDGTGATPPGATGPGRAPRPGPVPPDGSAPPEAAPPGRAAPPEAAPPEAAPPPEAGRGRAPSGEAAPPPEAPPVTPAPPPRPAPPGRAPMAPGRLPVLGHALRLSRGPIAFLESLRDVGPVVRVDLGGWPLHVLTEPALIHTVLVGEAHAYGRGRIFEKLRPLFGNGIATTDGAFHRKQRRLMQPAFQRTRVSRYAELMCREADAMAAGWTAGQEVRVDREMRRFALSAVAGMIFSGDVDQPAVREVHRSFPIILEGMLVRTVMPKAFDRLPIPLNRRFDAAAARLRAIIDEVVAAYGPEDRGRDDLISLLLASTDPETGETMSAEQVRDELITILFGGTETASTTLAWIFHELARHPEVEERVHAEVDAVVGDRPVTPADLPALTYTKRVFEESLRLHSPLLFTRRPLTPVTLGGVDIPAGAEIAYSPYALHRDPELFPDPTAFDTERWDGTDPHRAVPRLESFIPFGAGQHKCIGDAFAVAEILTAVASVARRWRLTPVPGHTVKEVPAGIPLPDALPMVVTARS
- a CDS encoding ATP-binding protein, translating into MTTAGGRRGRTTTPLLERESELLAIERALDGLCGTSPDGAHTARQGGVLGFAGPPGLGKTTLLGLLRDAARERGCTVLSARGGEHERQVPFHVMRQLVQPVFAAMPEEERRQIIGDWYDIVAPATGLSAPHPDASPDPQGVRDGLDWVVTNLSVRSGPVVLILDDVHWADAESLAWLTAFASRAGELGMLIAVACRPDELPKEAVRLHALVARNRTLAHELSPLTSAAVGRIVRDALGDDADEVFCRECWAITGGNPYEVVELTEKGRARGLAPREESIPHLRDLASAVKGSGLIERLEQLGPSAVRLAWAAAVIGGGGPTGIVGTVAALGDNLLTDAVELLDKARILTSLPSLKGDRVVEFYHPLIATAVYRSIPHGVRVGMHGVAAQALVDEGHGATAAARHMLEMHPEGDPWVVQQLRRAARDSFSAGAPEAARRYLTRALREPPDIEDRAQVLFELGSANLPHEPAQTVNQLRAALEEPKIGPELRENVTYRLAQALAHTGRMQEATGLLDEEARRTTSARTRRRMQAEQFKWNAVDAADPDARGRSRLLAQYARRLTGRDLAERRILGLRAWDVVMRGEPVALALDHAERALRGGMSWTDQDFGFEVPAAAALTLMYCDQPGRAEELFHDGIAEFEAKGWRGAHLSFAYTLLGYIRFRRGRLAEAEDFVRGGLRIADRVDHGIPARLYAVGTLIVTLLARGRADDAQRIADSYHFGEEVPKTVVYPDPQAVRGRLLLARGRIDEAVHELTAAGDRLRQRGTHNPAWSPWQLDLAVALAGSRPDRARHHADEALARARTFGTASAIGQALRVRAAITEPARAIPLLAEAVDHLEQSPAAYELARALVDHGTALRAVGALDQAAQQLYRGLETAVACGAEGLATRARDQLTAAGLRPRRSSATERDGLTIREEQTALLAAEGLDNAVIAARLGTDEQAVSELLSAVFTKLGTDRLGLPRALGL
- a CDS encoding class I SAM-dependent methyltransferase; its protein translation is MPRSGYTGTGRDRSRAAYKAGYALRHPERIVPYVRRAGRDLWLRLRSRGDHVAYYRAVMASDTARSPEAAVGGGPSRERWLAIGRMQFDYLLRHGLGPGDRMLEIGCGNLRAGWRFIEYLEPGHYYGVDISPDILVEAKRTLVRYGLQERMPYLTPVDDLRLDFLPDGWFTVVHAHSVFSHSPLEVIDECLANVGRVLAPGGFFDFTYDRTEGPEHQVLREDFYYRTETLVRLARRHGLRARFMEDWERLPHGQSKLRVTHRLPDADRAPR